In a single window of the uncultured Dysgonomonas sp. genome:
- a CDS encoding 16S rRNA (uracil(1498)-N(3))-methyltransferase, translated as MDKTIFFTPDILSNVELPAEEALHCIKVLRKKEGDEILLTDGKGFFYDAEIMQANPKHCIVNILKTIEQPKDWDFNLQIAFAPTKNIDRIEWFAEKATEIGIDRLSPILCQHSERKEIKAQRIEKILVSAMKQSQKALLPQLDDMQSFSKFIKQEFDGQKFIAHCYPQEKVLLKDIYKKSGNALILIGPEGDFSEEEVRMAIDNGFEPISLGESRLRTETAALVACHTLHVLN; from the coding sequence ATGGATAAAACAATCTTTTTTACCCCTGATATTCTCTCCAATGTAGAGCTGCCTGCCGAGGAAGCTCTGCATTGCATAAAAGTATTACGTAAAAAAGAAGGCGATGAAATATTGTTGACCGATGGAAAAGGCTTTTTTTATGATGCCGAAATAATGCAGGCCAACCCGAAACATTGTATAGTAAACATCCTAAAAACAATAGAACAACCCAAAGACTGGGACTTCAACCTGCAAATAGCTTTTGCCCCGACAAAAAATATCGACCGTATAGAATGGTTTGCAGAAAAGGCTACAGAAATAGGGATCGACCGCCTCAGCCCTATTCTTTGCCAACATTCCGAACGGAAGGAGATAAAGGCTCAGCGGATAGAAAAGATACTTGTTTCGGCGATGAAACAATCTCAAAAAGCCTTATTGCCCCAACTGGATGATATGCAATCTTTCTCTAAATTCATCAAACAGGAGTTTGACGGGCAAAAGTTCATAGCCCATTGTTATCCACAGGAAAAAGTATTGTTGAAAGATATTTATAAGAAAAGCGGTAATGCCCTCATTCTTATCGGGCCGGAAGGCGACTTCTCTGAAGAGGAAGTAAGAATGGCTATAGATAACGGTTTTGAACCGATCTCTTTAGGCGAAAGTCGTTTACGTACCGAAACGGCTGCACTGGTTGCTTGTCACACATTACATGTTCTGAACTGA
- a CDS encoding DUF2625 domain-containing protein has protein sequence MRTLQELVNTEDPGWPVIKEWISMAKNKVEILPCERQRAENALVNTQVTTRSLMGAIIYETGGLLIDNGWIRILGSGSDRMKRTLPDWNQGKTFEEFGEPAPYMLVADDAIGGFYAINAGFLGKDAGNMYYFAPESLRWIPMEIGYSQFLLFCFETDMNDFYEGLRWKGWEKDVAALNPDYAYSFVPFLWTKEGKDINNVSRRVIPVKDVYEFNMEMKDTLG, from the coding sequence ATGCGTACACTACAAGAGCTTGTAAATACGGAAGATCCGGGTTGGCCTGTTATCAAGGAATGGATAAGCATGGCCAAAAACAAGGTGGAAATTCTACCTTGCGAACGTCAGCGAGCCGAAAATGCTCTGGTAAATACCCAAGTCACCACACGTTCCCTGATGGGAGCAATCATCTACGAAACAGGCGGACTACTCATCGACAATGGTTGGATACGAATCCTGGGCTCAGGTAGCGACCGGATGAAGAGAACCCTGCCGGACTGGAATCAAGGCAAAACATTTGAAGAATTCGGTGAACCTGCACCATATATGCTCGTGGCAGATGATGCCATTGGGGGATTTTATGCGATTAATGCGGGCTTTCTGGGAAAGGACGCGGGCAATATGTATTATTTTGCACCCGAATCGCTGCGATGGATACCGATGGAAATCGGGTATAGCCAGTTCCTTCTATTTTGTTTCGAAACGGATATGAACGACTTTTATGAAGGGCTGCGTTGGAAAGGCTGGGAAAAGGATGTCGCAGCGCTCAATCCCGATTATGCATACAGCTTTGTGCCTTTCCTGTGGACAAAGGAGGGGAAAGATATAAACAATGTTTCCAGAAGGGTTATACCAGTGAAGGATGTGTACGAATTCAATATGGAAATGAAAGATACTCTCGGCTGA
- the folP gene encoding dihydropteroate synthase produces MKTINIKGELLDLSYPVVMGILNVTPDSFYSGSRKETEQQVIDRVSEILSQGGTIIDIGAQSTRPSSTLLSAQEEIERLKFALPVISREFPDAILSVDTFYGDVARFCVEEHGVAIINDISGGEIGKSMFDTVARLNVPYILMHMRGTPQTMTDLTDYDNLIQDIFYYFSKKVAELHLLGVNDIIIDPGFGFSKTMDQNYELMATLRGFSVFELPLLVGISRKKMIAGLLDTTPAGSLNGTTILNTFALQNGADILRVHDVKEAVEAVKIVKKLEEYKF; encoded by the coding sequence ATGAAAACAATCAATATTAAAGGAGAACTGCTAGATCTGTCTTATCCCGTTGTAATGGGGATACTAAATGTTACTCCCGATTCATTTTATTCGGGTAGCCGCAAAGAAACCGAACAGCAGGTTATAGATAGGGTTTCGGAAATACTTTCTCAGGGAGGAACGATTATAGATATAGGTGCACAGTCAACCCGTCCTTCTTCTACCTTGCTCTCTGCACAGGAAGAAATAGAGCGGCTGAAGTTTGCTTTGCCTGTTATCAGCAGGGAATTCCCCGATGCTATCCTTTCGGTAGATACTTTCTATGGCGATGTAGCCCGTTTTTGCGTTGAGGAACATGGAGTAGCCATCATAAATGATATTTCGGGCGGTGAAATAGGCAAAAGTATGTTCGATACGGTTGCCCGGCTTAATGTGCCTTATATATTGATGCATATGCGCGGTACGCCGCAAACGATGACGGATTTGACAGACTATGATAATCTGATTCAGGATATCTTCTATTATTTCTCTAAAAAAGTAGCTGAACTGCATTTACTCGGTGTGAATGATATTATTATCGATCCCGGATTCGGGTTTAGTAAAACGATGGATCAGAACTATGAGTTAATGGCTACTTTGCGGGGTTTCTCTGTTTTTGAATTACCTCTTTTGGTCGGTATTTCGAGAAAAAAAATGATTGCCGGTTTGTTGGACACAACTCCTGCCGGAAGCCTCAATGGAACCACCATCCTGAATACCTTTGCCTTGCAGAACGGGGCGGATATCTTACGGGTGCATGATGTGAAAGAGGCGGTGGAAGCGGTGAAAATAGTGAAGAAACTGGAGGAATATAAGTTCTGA
- a CDS encoding endonuclease/exonuclease/phosphatase family protein gives MKNISGLILLSFILLTTTASCGNKKASDPISLKVMSFNIWMGGGKSIEATAEVLVNSGADIIGIQEATRKDHNTAKQIADSLNWHSYVYGRSTAIISKYPIVDTSENKQGVKIKIDDSHFVWMFNVHLMYCPYEPYQLNGIEYCGAPLLSTAAEAIESAKKSREKEVKSNVADILTIQKEGYPIFLTGDFNEPSCLDWTNNAVEAKLCKIAVAWPSTKAFIDAGLNDSYRKKYPDEVKDPGHTWTTLPETKAYTEVLDRIDFVFFSGDNIKLENSQIVGEESPFSNIKFNNYPSDHRAVLSTFTIK, from the coding sequence ATGAAAAACATATCCGGATTGATTTTATTATCGTTTATCCTGCTTACCACAACAGCATCTTGCGGAAATAAAAAAGCTTCAGACCCCATATCACTAAAGGTAATGAGCTTTAATATATGGATGGGTGGAGGTAAATCCATCGAAGCCACGGCCGAAGTCCTGGTAAACAGCGGTGCCGATATTATAGGCATACAAGAAGCCACACGTAAGGACCATAACACGGCAAAGCAGATAGCAGACAGTCTGAACTGGCATTCCTATGTATATGGAAGAAGTACAGCCATCATTAGTAAATACCCTATTGTAGACACATCGGAGAATAAGCAAGGAGTAAAAATAAAGATAGATGACAGCCATTTTGTGTGGATGTTCAATGTTCATCTGATGTATTGCCCTTACGAACCATACCAGCTGAACGGAATCGAATATTGTGGAGCCCCACTTCTTTCCACTGCCGCAGAAGCTATCGAGTCTGCAAAAAAATCGCGTGAAAAAGAAGTGAAATCTAATGTAGCAGATATCCTGACCATTCAGAAAGAAGGGTATCCGATATTCTTGACAGGAGACTTTAACGAACCATCCTGTCTGGACTGGACTAACAATGCTGTAGAGGCAAAGCTATGTAAAATAGCTGTCGCATGGCCATCTACGAAAGCCTTTATAGATGCCGGACTAAATGATTCTTATCGAAAGAAATATCCGGATGAAGTCAAAGATCCCGGACATACATGGACAACTCTGCCTGAGACAAAGGCATATACAGAAGTACTGGACCGTATCGATTTTGTATTCTTCTCAGGGGATAATATCAAACTGGAGAATTCTCAGATTGTAGGGGAAGAAAGTCCTTTTAGTAATATAAAGTTCAATAATTATCCGTCCGATCACAGGGCTGTACTCAGCACCTTTACTATTAAATAA
- a CDS encoding nucleobase:cation symporter-2 family protein — MQVTEKEADEIIQPIRKTDLIYQIEDKPPFSEAMFAGFQHLLAIFVAIITPPLIISRALNFSAETTGFLVSMALLASGISTFIQCRRFGPVGCGLLCIQGTSFSFIGALTASFAAKGDMTEAAILAAIFGVCIAASPVEMIVSRLLKYTKKIITPLVSGIVVTMIGLSLIKVAIISCGGGFGAMSLEGERGFGSLQNLGIAALVLVSILILNGIKNKYIRMSSIIIGIVIGYVVSYFMGWIDFSNMGEIGAFTIPQPFKYGLSFDLSAFIAVALIYFITSIEAYGDITANSMIGGEPIEGPKFMKRVQGGVLADGINSAIAGVFNSFPNSIFAQNNGLIQLTGVASRRVGYYIAAFLVILSAFPFIGGIFSIMPEPVLGGATLLMFGTVAASGVRIIASQNIDRKAILVLAVSFACGLGVELVPDILSQMPTAIKGIFASGITTGGVVAILANVIIRIKD; from the coding sequence ATGCAAGTCACAGAGAAAGAAGCGGATGAAATTATCCAACCGATACGAAAAACAGACCTGATTTATCAGATTGAGGATAAACCGCCTTTCAGCGAGGCTATGTTTGCAGGGTTTCAACACCTGCTGGCTATTTTTGTGGCTATCATAACCCCTCCGTTAATTATATCCCGGGCGTTAAATTTCAGTGCAGAAACCACAGGATTCCTTGTTTCCATGGCTTTACTGGCTTCGGGTATATCTACATTTATACAGTGCCGCCGTTTCGGCCCTGTGGGTTGTGGCTTACTCTGTATACAGGGAACTAGCTTTTCTTTCATCGGTGCGCTGACTGCCAGTTTCGCAGCTAAAGGCGATATGACCGAAGCTGCCATTCTTGCCGCTATATTCGGAGTCTGTATCGCTGCCTCTCCTGTGGAAATGATAGTGAGCCGCTTGCTGAAATATACAAAGAAGATCATCACTCCACTTGTTTCGGGCATTGTGGTAACAATGATAGGACTCTCCCTCATTAAAGTGGCAATTATATCCTGCGGTGGCGGATTCGGAGCCATGAGTCTTGAAGGAGAAAGAGGATTCGGCAGTCTGCAGAATCTGGGTATCGCAGCCCTTGTTCTTGTATCCATTCTTATATTGAACGGCATAAAGAATAAGTACATCCGCATGAGTTCGATCATCATAGGTATTGTTATCGGCTATGTTGTGTCATACTTTATGGGGTGGATCGATTTTTCTAATATGGGTGAAATAGGAGCATTTACCATTCCCCAGCCATTCAAGTACGGGTTAAGCTTCGACCTCTCTGCTTTCATTGCCGTAGCTCTTATCTACTTTATTACTTCTATAGAAGCATACGGTGATATCACAGCAAACTCGATGATTGGCGGAGAACCTATAGAAGGTCCTAAATTTATGAAACGTGTACAGGGTGGAGTATTGGCCGATGGTATCAATTCGGCTATAGCCGGAGTATTCAACTCTTTCCCTAATTCTATATTTGCACAGAACAACGGACTGATCCAGTTGACAGGGGTAGCCAGTCGCCGAGTAGGTTACTATATCGCCGCATTCCTTGTTATATTGAGTGCCTTCCCTTTCATCGGAGGTATCTTTTCTATTATGCCTGAGCCCGTACTTGGAGGCGCCACATTGCTGATGTTCGGTACTGTTGCCGCATCGGGAGTACGCATTATTGCATCACAAAACATAGATAGAAAAGCCATACTGGTACTTGCGGTCAGCTTTGCCTGTGGGCTCGGTGTGGAACTGGTTCCTGATATCCTATCCCAGATGCCGACTGCTATAAAAGGGATTTTTGCTTCGGGAATTACTACCGGAGGAGTTGTTGCCATCCTTGCTAATGTGATTATCCGTATCAAAGACTAA
- the xpt gene encoding xanthine phosphoribosyltransferase: protein MKLLKDRILKDGKSFDGGILKVDSFINHQMDPILMKSIGVEFVRKFGNLPINKIITIEASGIAPAIMLGYLLELPVVFVKKAVPKTMVNMVSTIAHSFTKDKDYTICVSKDFLNPNDKVVFIDDFLANGNAAIGIYNLIKEAGAELYGMGFIIEKSFQDGGQRLRELGIHIESLAKIKELGDNKIIFED from the coding sequence ATGAAATTACTAAAAGACCGTATCCTTAAGGATGGAAAAAGCTTTGACGGAGGAATCCTTAAAGTAGATAGCTTTATCAATCACCAGATGGATCCCATCCTGATGAAGTCGATAGGAGTGGAATTTGTCCGCAAGTTCGGAAATCTGCCGATAAATAAAATTATAACAATAGAGGCCAGTGGCATTGCCCCTGCTATCATGCTGGGTTACCTGCTCGAATTGCCTGTCGTATTTGTAAAAAAAGCAGTACCGAAAACAATGGTAAATATGGTGTCTACTATTGCCCATTCCTTTACCAAGGATAAGGACTATACAATCTGCGTAAGTAAAGATTTCCTGAACCCGAACGACAAAGTCGTTTTCATCGATGATTTTTTAGCTAACGGTAACGCGGCCATCGGCATATACAACCTGATCAAAGAGGCCGGGGCCGAACTTTACGGCATGGGCTTTATTATCGAGAAAAGCTTTCAGGACGGAGGACAACGTCTGCGTGAACTCGGTATCCACATAGAGTCGCTGGCTAAAATAAAGGAATTGGGCGATAATAAGATCATCTTCGAAGATTAA
- a CDS encoding FISUMP domain-containing protein — MKTLYSKLFIPVLAGFFSYYNANAQVTIGSTILPSEGAILDLKENQPTVNNTNATKGLMLPRVKLTSNADLFPMFLGDTDYENNTSSKKDSEDKSHTGLTVYNINLDICEEIYPGVYTWDGNEWILLSEGIFPSETDILVDNRNSAKPEQYKIGKFADAGWWMLENLRADRWPDGTNNGLVFDYPVMETDPTYLEPRFYYPRGSQSDLGTNPHYGYMYNLMAATKLTRTEIGNTTHLIGIQGICPDGWHLPTLDEWWELRDAVEANPCQYAHSKIGANTGWNMQSMENNSNGVSRSREQGGFNGILLGRMSRDQKTGEISLGYNKQTAFFWVGATNSVLGTQAAALDKNTYAAARMPHIDVYLLSVRCKKD, encoded by the coding sequence ATGAAGACACTGTATTCTAAACTATTTATACCCGTTTTAGCCGGGTTCTTTAGCTATTATAATGCGAATGCTCAAGTTACTATTGGATCAACCATTCTTCCTTCGGAAGGAGCCATTCTCGATCTAAAAGAGAATCAGCCAACAGTTAATAACACCAATGCAACCAAGGGATTGATGCTTCCCCGGGTGAAATTGACCAGCAATGCGGATTTATTCCCTATGTTTTTGGGGGATACAGATTATGAAAACAACACAAGCAGCAAGAAAGATTCTGAAGATAAGTCTCATACAGGGCTTACAGTATATAATATCAACTTAGATATTTGTGAAGAAATATATCCCGGTGTATATACATGGGATGGAAATGAATGGATCTTACTATCGGAAGGAATATTTCCCAGCGAAACCGATATTCTGGTAGACAATCGCAATTCGGCCAAACCCGAACAATATAAGATAGGTAAGTTTGCTGATGCCGGATGGTGGATGCTCGAAAACCTTAGAGCTGATAGATGGCCCGATGGAACTAATAACGGACTGGTATTCGATTATCCCGTTATGGAAACAGATCCTACTTATTTAGAGCCGAGGTTTTATTACCCTCGTGGTAGCCAATCCGATCTGGGAACGAATCCTCATTACGGATACATGTATAACCTGATGGCGGCGACCAAGCTGACACGCACCGAAATAGGAAATACCACTCATTTGATCGGAATACAGGGAATCTGTCCCGATGGCTGGCACTTACCTACCCTAGATGAATGGTGGGAACTAAGAGATGCTGTTGAAGCTAATCCATGTCAATATGCTCACAGTAAGATAGGAGCAAATACCGGATGGAACATGCAATCTATGGAAAATAACTCTAACGGAGTGAGCCGTAGTAGAGAACAGGGAGGATTTAACGGAATCCTCTTGGGGCGCATGTCACGGGATCAGAAAACAGGGGAAATATCCCTTGGTTACAATAAACAAACAGCCTTTTTCTGGGTAGGGGCTACCAATAGTGTACTTGGAACACAGGCTGCCGCGCTCGACAAAAATACGTATGCAGCTGCCAGAATGCCTCATATAGATGTCTATCTGTTATCTGTGAGATGTAAAAAAGATTAA
- a CDS encoding anaerobic C4-dicarboxylate transporter yields MLIQFLFVLTAIIIGARIQGIGLGVMGGLGLAVLVFGFGLEPTSPPIDVMLMIVAVIAAAGCMQAAGGLDLMVSMAEKFLRKHPQRITLLSPIVTYLFTFVAGTGHVAYSVLPVIAEVARETKIRPERPLGIAVIASQQAITASPISAATVALLSMLAGYDISLLDILMISIPSTLIGVLLGALFSMRVGKELHEDPEYLQRVEDGMFAKSTSIEKIDYKLKSKAGLSVLIFILATVFIILFGSIESLRNIGGNRLNMPIIIEILMLSAAALILLTTNTNGIKAAQGSVFIAGMQAVVAIFGIAWMGDTFINGNMEQLRTSIEGVVTSMPWIFGIALFVMSILLYSQAATVRALMPLGIALGISPWMLIALFPTVNGYFFLPNYPTVVAAINFDRTGTTRIGKWVLNHSFMLPGLVATIGAVCTGILMIMLLGK; encoded by the coding sequence ATGCTGATACAATTCCTCTTTGTCCTCACAGCCATTATTATAGGAGCCCGGATACAAGGCATCGGATTAGGTGTAATGGGAGGATTGGGGCTTGCCGTCCTTGTCTTCGGTTTCGGGCTGGAACCGACTTCGCCACCCATAGATGTCATGCTGATGATAGTCGCCGTTATTGCGGCGGCAGGTTGTATGCAGGCGGCAGGCGGACTCGATCTGATGGTATCGATGGCTGAGAAATTCTTACGGAAGCATCCGCAACGTATTACATTGCTAAGTCCGATAGTCACTTATCTGTTTACCTTTGTTGCCGGAACAGGGCATGTAGCCTATTCTGTATTACCTGTAATAGCGGAAGTTGCCCGTGAGACAAAGATACGACCCGAGCGACCACTTGGTATCGCTGTAATCGCATCCCAGCAGGCTATAACTGCCAGCCCTATCTCGGCGGCCACAGTAGCATTGCTAAGTATGCTGGCAGGATATGATATTTCCTTGCTTGACATCTTAATGATAAGTATACCATCGACTCTGATCGGAGTATTATTGGGTGCCTTGTTCAGTATGCGAGTGGGAAAGGAATTGCATGAAGACCCTGAATATCTCCAACGGGTAGAGGATGGCATGTTTGCTAAAAGTACCTCGATAGAAAAAATAGATTATAAGTTGAAGAGTAAGGCGGGACTGTCTGTTCTTATATTTATTCTGGCAACTGTCTTTATCATCCTGTTCGGGTCAATAGAAAGTTTGCGTAATATAGGGGGCAATAGGTTGAATATGCCCATTATTATTGAAATATTGATGTTATCTGCTGCTGCCCTCATCCTGCTCACTACAAATACAAATGGGATAAAAGCGGCACAAGGCTCTGTCTTTATCGCCGGAATGCAGGCAGTAGTTGCCATATTCGGAATCGCCTGGATGGGGGACACTTTTATCAATGGAAATATGGAGCAATTGCGCACTTCTATCGAAGGAGTAGTAACCTCAATGCCCTGGATATTCGGAATCGCTCTATTTGTAATGTCTATTCTGCTATATAGTCAGGCTGCCACCGTGCGCGCACTGATGCCGCTTGGCATTGCACTAGGGATATCTCCGTGGATGCTGATAGCTCTTTTCCCTACGGTAAACGGATATTTTTTCTTGCCAAACTATCCTACTGTTGTAGCGGCTATTAATTTCGACCGTACAGGGACTACCCGTATCGGTAAATGGGTTTTGAACCATTCCTTTATGTTGCCGGGATTGGTTGCTACCATCGGAGCCGTGTGTACGGGCATACTGATGATTATGTTATTGGGAAAATAA
- a CDS encoding Xaa-Pro peptidase family protein — protein sequence MNNKEALTRDLEIRCSRLQKVMQSMEVEACVLSTSVNVFYMTGMVYNGYYYLPAEGSPMHFVKRPEGIAFENTIYIRKPEQIAEELQNRGMSLPKTLLLETDVLSFGECARLMGTFNITKAANASTFMRKIRSVKTDFELEQVRACARKHEAVYKLIPSVYRPGMTDIELQIEIEKLMRLHGSMGIFRSYGDNMDIYMGSLLAGENAEAPSPYDYALGGAGSSPTLPLGASGQRIEKGQTIMVDMAGNYSPWMTDMTRVFSLGKTLDIAYRAHQVSIDIHNHIMDIAKPGTGCAELYNISMEMVVKNNLEPYFMGTKQQAKFVGHGLGLEINEPPVLTPRSKELLEKNIVFALEPKFVIPEVGAVGVENTYVVTESGIEKLTILEEEIIEL from the coding sequence ATGAACAATAAGGAAGCATTGACAAGAGATTTGGAGATTCGCTGTTCCCGCCTGCAAAAAGTAATGCAGTCAATGGAAGTAGAAGCTTGTGTATTAAGTACGTCTGTGAACGTATTTTATATGACAGGCATGGTTTACAATGGTTACTATTATCTGCCGGCCGAGGGTAGCCCTATGCATTTTGTTAAGCGGCCCGAAGGTATTGCTTTTGAAAATACGATCTATATCCGGAAGCCGGAACAAATTGCGGAAGAACTTCAAAACAGAGGCATGTCATTGCCCAAGACTTTATTATTGGAGACAGATGTCCTTTCCTTCGGTGAATGCGCCCGTTTGATGGGAACATTTAATATAACCAAAGCTGCTAATGCTTCAACTTTTATGCGTAAAATACGCAGTGTGAAAACGGATTTCGAACTGGAACAGGTGAGAGCCTGCGCCCGGAAACATGAAGCTGTTTATAAGCTGATTCCGTCCGTTTACAGGCCAGGGATGACTGATATAGAATTACAGATAGAGATAGAAAAGCTGATGCGTCTGCACGGCTCTATGGGTATCTTCCGCAGTTATGGCGACAATATGGATATCTATATGGGAAGTTTGCTGGCCGGAGAGAATGCAGAAGCTCCGTCTCCTTACGATTACGCTTTGGGCGGAGCAGGTAGTAGTCCTACTTTACCTCTGGGCGCATCGGGACAAAGAATAGAAAAAGGGCAAACCATTATGGTGGATATGGCAGGAAATTATTCGCCTTGGATGACCGATATGACACGTGTTTTTTCGTTAGGAAAGACATTAGATATCGCCTATCGTGCTCATCAGGTGTCGATAGATATTCACAACCATATTATGGATATTGCCAAACCCGGAACCGGTTGTGCCGAACTGTATAATATCTCGATGGAAATGGTAGTAAAGAATAATCTTGAACCATACTTCATGGGAACGAAGCAGCAGGCTAAGTTTGTCGGACATGGACTAGGCCTTGAGATAAACGAGCCTCCGGTATTGACTCCCCGTTCGAAAGAATTACTGGAAAAGAACATCGTTTTTGCATTGGAACCTAAATTTGTGATTCCGGAAGTAGGAGCTGTCGGGGTAGAAAATACATATGTGGTAACTGAGAGCGGAATAGAGAAACTGACCATATTGGAAGAGGAGATAATAGAGTTGTAA